Sequence from the Deltaproteobacteria bacterium genome:
TCGCCAAGCACATCGGCGACGCGGACCCGTGGATCGTGCTCGCGATGGTCCCCTTCCACGTGCTCGGATTGTGGCTGCGCGCCGTGCGCTGGCGCTGGCTCGCGCTATCGCTCGCGCCGGAGCCGCTGCCGCTGCGCTCGCTGTTTCGCGCCACGGCGCTGGCGTTCATGGCGGTGAACGTGCTTCCGTTCCGCCTCGGAGAGCTCGCGCGGCCCTGGCTGCTGGCGCGCGAGACCGAGGTCAGCGGTGCGGCGGCGCTCGGGACGCTGGTGCTGGAGCGGGCGATCGACTTCACCTGCGTGTCCCTGATGGGGGGGATCGTGCTGCTCCTGCACGCGAAGGCGATGCCCGCCTGGGTCAGCTCCGGGGCGGGGATCTTCGCCCTGTTCACGTTCGTCCCGATCGCGCTGATCGTCGCCCTGCGCGTGGACGAGCGGCGGACGCTCGCGCTCCTGGATGGCGCGCTCCGGGTGCTCCCGATCGCGTGGAGAGCGCGCGTGATGGACCTGGTCACCGAGGTGTGTCGCGGGCTCGCCGGTCTGCGCGGGTTCCGCGCGACCTCCCGCGTGGTCCTCCACAGTCTGGTCCTCTGGGGCGTCGTG
This genomic interval carries:
- a CDS encoding flippase-like domain-containing protein; this translates as MSSAPVPRGGRGARLRSLLDWRVWLGVGIPVAAIVYTLHDVDLRDVAKHIGDADPWIVLAMVPFHVLGLWLRAVRWRWLALSLAPEPLPLRSLFRATALAFMAVNVLPFRLGELARPWLLARETEVSGAAALGTLVLERAIDFTCVSLMGGIVLLLHAKAMPAWVSSGAGIFALFTFVPIALIVALRVDERRTLALLDGALRVLPIAWRARVMDLVTEVCRGLAGLRGFRATSRVVLHSLVLWGVVLPAPFLLGLRAFGIELPLRQLVLATFTTNVFVALAVAAPSAPGFFGVFHFACREALGLFGVGRSVAVAYGTVVHLAYWIPVTLIGSVVAAQSGARLGELMAPRLGKAGSEPHR